In the genome of Carya illinoinensis cultivar Pawnee chromosome 13, C.illinoinensisPawnee_v1, whole genome shotgun sequence, the window GTAGTGCACATGGAGCCGAAAAATCATAATTAAACTCAATCAATGCGCAAGAACAAACACGGATCgctaaaaggaaaataaaggcTATCTAGAAGAGTACATAAATGTAAAACAGGACCAGCTGGAGCCTGTTTGTTACAAGCACTAAGCAGTAGTGGCAAGTCAATTAAATGAACAATTCCAATACCGCTTGAACTTGgtaaataagaaagaaagaaagaaaaaacataggTAAATAAGATGTATAAGATCAATTTCAATACCTTGTTACGGTTGAGCATAACATTTTTATCCATAGCCTTCATGGCAAAACACAGACCAGATCCACACAATTCCACCAAATGCACACTGCCATGACAGTCGTAAGTCAAAAAAATTTTCCAAGATTTAAAAATGGAAAGGGGATATTGGCTACAGACAAGAAATTACCAAGCAATTATGAGTTCAGATTTCATTTTCAGGTAGCAGATACTAATTTAGAACTACTTAGATTTATACTTTTAGCATATAGCAGCACCCGTTATGAAGATCAATTAAATGAACAATTCTGAATCCAATTTCTGATTCATGATTAAAATTCTTAACCTGAATGCCAAGTAATGATATCACTCTGAAGTTGAACCACGAAAACCCAACAAGAGAATTTAATATTGCGGAGTcattagtatttatatattgtatcGTCATTTGACCTGTTGTAACTCGTAAAAAGAGTCATACAAATTTAAGTTTCCAGGGCATTAATAGTCCAGGACTCCTCaacctgtatatatatatcatgattatCTTTACTGATGGGAAAGTGGAAAAGAGGTTCAAACCTCCCAGTATCTCCGCATCCCAAGGGCTTTATTGGCCTGAAATGTTTCAAGCCTATCTGTTCTCCATTATCGAGAATCTGCAAACAGGGGTTCCATAAGAAAACTAGAGAAATAAATAGATGAATGAAATTCAATGGCGAGGAAAGAAAATCCAAATACTTAGAGATAATAAGGAGTGTAGAAAAATATAGCAGAAATTCTAACCACGTATATCAACTAACTGCAGAAAGTGTGGAGTAAAAAGTCTTGAATGTCATGCATGTCTatacttcaaattttttttttactagaaAATAGATcatcagaaaagaaaaaagagaaaggaacaaaaaaaaattaaagtcaagctttatcattttaatgaGACTGAGGGCACATATATTCCAGATGAATAGTAGGATGTATTATGaacagaaagaaaatgaaaaggcaaAAAGAAAGGCAGGGTCTAATGTTTTTATTCCTTCCTTTTTGTACTTTCTTAATTTCATTATTATGCACATTTTCTACTACAATATGCAACTCAAAGCAGAGAACTTTGCTTTAGTCCAGCCACATCATCCATTTTGCCATTATCCtattcaattaaaattaaatgttctgtgttattaagtaaaaattattaaatgaaaaataatatatataattaaattattaatattcatttttattataattaagttattaattCAACTCATGCCGTTTTAGTTTTGTGACCAATGTATTTATAAAAGCCTATTGAATTTTAGCCTAAAATCTTACAAGTTACGAGTTTTGATGGCCATGGTAATTTtgctaatattatataaagagattttgatcTCTCTCCACTCGAATACAGTTTGTGAAGTTTTTTGTCGCTAACATAGAAAGGAACAGGAGTAAGGAAAAAGAAGATCAAgatgtttaaaattttagaaatcaacgccattttaaaagtttttatttatgaTTGAAAACTTTATTTACAAGaatatttaggaaaaaaaaaactataatatatgAATAGTACCTTTTGGATAGCTCTCCATGAGGGGCTGTCCTTCCTATGAGGTTTTGGATGAACCACCTTAGAATGGTTACTCCACAAATCCTCCGGTTTCTACAGATGATCAAATACcctattcataattttataccCAAAAGCTTTTCAGAAATGTAATTGCAAGGTAGGACATTACCAAATTGGCATCAGGAAGCTCTCTCACAGCATCATCAACATTTTCTGCAGTTTCTTTAACCTGAGAGAAGATGTCAATCAAGTAATTAGTTTCATAGGTTTAAGCTGTGACCAAATCAGAAAGAGATCTAAAAGCAGAAcacagaaagaaagaaagaaagcgaGACCAGTTGTTCACTCTCTTTTGCAGTGTCTTCAGGAATGCAGTTGCGAAGTGGCTCAACATGCTGACTTCCATCTAACTGTACCCCAATAAAATATTGTACTTCTCCCTGTTGAACGTGTACAGAGTGTGATTAAAGTTTCTCTTGTAAACATCATATCATGTACTTGTGAAGATTATTTGAGATTGTACATACTTTTTGATCCCGCATTGGTTGCAAATGAAACAGGTTCCAGAACTTTTTACCTGGAATGAGTGCAAATGGTCTTTTACTAAGGAGAggataaaatctattttgttcTGTAAACATTTCGTTTGGCGATTTTATGCAAAGCATGGAAATTTCAGAAAGCAAGCACACCGCTCTTTGTGTAGTTAATGAGTTGGACAGTGACATCTGTCTGGTTGTCAATTGCCTCTCTTATTTTCCTCACAGTTTCCGGATCAGTTTCAGGTCCTTGCAGAAACCTATAGAATCCAAACGAAATAGATATTAAGAACCGTAATACTATCTAAAACTGGATAAGATACTTTCTTTGTGGCATGTTAAATCATAATTAAATAAGTTTAacacatgaaatatttaattaaatcagaGTTTGAACCGTCTATACTCAAATATCATGCTTAATGTCTCAGAAGTTTAAGCTAACATTTCAAAACATCAAACTATCTTGAGGCGCACCTGCAATTTCTTCCCAGGATTTCTTCACGACTATACTCTGTCAGTTCTAAGAAGCTATCGGATGCAAAAATCTGAAGATTTGAACAAACATTAAAGGAATATTCATCTCCAACGTGGGAACTGAAATCCAAAGAACATTTTGGAGTGAAACAGATTGTTTTAAGTCGAAATCTTACAATGGGATTATCGGGAAGTCTTGGATCCGTAATGACAAAGTTCTTCTCTATACGCTCAAGTGTAGTAGCAAGATCAATACCCTTTCTCATATCCTTCTTTCTTACTTTGTCGTCAACATTCTCAGGcctctcatcatcatcatcatcagtcTCATCACCATCCATTGGAGTTTCAAAATCAAGGCTGTCCTTAATGTTCGACTTACTTTTCCTAATCACCCTGATCACATTTAGAAGAACCATATGTAAAGGAAACTTACATGCTATAAAAACTCATTGACAAAAATGTGAAATACAGACAGTACAAGAAAGCCTTTGCAAGCATAGTTATCATTCATAACAAGAAATTATACCCCATAAAAGAACGGCGACCAGATTTTTTCGGTTTCTTTTCAGGTAACTCACTGATGCGCTGCATTGAACTTCTAGTACCAGCATGTGAGTTCCTTCTAGGTGGAGCAACGCTCTCAGAGTTTCTCCTTGTTAGTGATTCAATTCTCTCCTCTTCCTTCCCACCTCCTGATTTTCTCAAGGGTCGATTTATCGATTCACTGAGTGCACGAGGTCTCTTCACTGCCTGCACAAGCTCAGATACTGAACTTGAGGCCATCTCTTTCTGACGAGCTGCAAAAGACAGCAGATTAGTGTATTGAATTAAGCCTAAAACTACTTAACTTCTTGTTTAGAAGTACATCTTGAATACCCAACAAAACCTTGAAACAAAAAACCTCTGACTAAATTTGCATAATGCATTGTCTTACCACCATCAAAATTTTCATGGAAAAACACCCATTATCTAGTTGCCTTTTTCCCCTCCTTactcttctcattgccaaactGACAATATTAGTGTTTGGTTTGATGGAAATAAACCAGTGCACAAAGAGTGACTGCTACAAAGAATCTCTggctaaaaaggaaaaagaaaaaaaaaaaaaactatggttCTATAACCCATAGTACTTCCATATGGTTCTATAACCCAAGAACTGAGCATCATTTGAGATTCTTTCCCTAATATAACTCATAGTACTGCCAAATGATCTCAGTTCTTGGGCAAATGTGGTTCATATATTAGGGAAACATGTCAGAAAATGTTTCTATAACTCATGGTACTGCCATATTTGTTGTGTAAGGAAATCAGTTGAAGAGAGTAATTATGAAGTTTTCCAGAATGGTTGAAAAGTTAGCTTCTGTTTTCATGTTGGAAGACTGCTtgtgttatttttatcatattcatGACAAATATACTTCAATGGGTCCTCATTTCCTAAGATTATATGTCATAGCTGGAACCAATGGAGCTTTGTGCCGCACCATTTGGATATTGAAAGTGTTTAATctaatcttatcattacaattttttcaaaattcctcacaaaatataataaataatttaactttttcaaattccaagacaataatattattaaaaaataatattctaataatatgttattcaactttcaatgttcatctaaaactatctcattttatctcattattcaaACCACACCTAAATGTATGATCCCAATATTCTTATGAATGATGTTTCTTTTTCTGATGCATTGGAAAAtgacttccattttttttaataaaaaaaaatgaaatttcatcCATTCTAGGACCATTGGCAATGACATTGCCAAATGCAAGTGAAAATTAAAGAGGAATATGATAAAGCCCCCTGCATTGGCCtagtgaaaattgaaaagttttaCGTATCAACTACAGTAAATCTTAAGTGCCCTCCATCTATGGCTAGGGACTGTACAAggatcaaatattattttatcttaaaaatgtAAATCTTCCTTCAAACAGTTTCTTCCATTAAAATGTAAATCTTAAACCACAATTCTAAATGTAAATCTTGGGTAGAAGAAATGTTGGTATGGTTGTATATGTGATTGTTGGGTGAATGGttggcaaaatatatttattgaataattaaattggttgagggaaaaaataattgaaaaataataattttattttttaataatttatcaattaatatatgaagtgtatttgtaaaatattaaaaaaattatcaaataaaattatcaaatattattaaaataattaagattatattattatttagaatttaagaTAACTAGTCTAATATGGACTAATCTAACTAAAAGTCTATATTATAACTAAAATGGCACATTGAAATTCCATTTTAGACctaggccattgccaatgctcagGGGTGGGAGCAACACTACTGTACAAGATTGAAACAGAAAAAACTCCCTACTCTGTAATTCACCAAACACTTTACACCTCAAACAAGAGAACCCCTCTTTTTAAACCTTCAAACAACCTTGAAGTTCCTTAgttgtacttataattttaacgtttagttttttaacataaattctAATTCTTTCAGCTGActatcaactaattatttaattttttatttttcatttttggagaTTTTGTATTGCCCCACTATCTAGTTTACAATAATTCTCGAGCCAATGTTAACATGAGAGTTTTTCAAGTAAATGGTAGATGTATTTCCACCTTCCAACTATTGATCAGAGTTTGACATTAGGAAAATGCTAGGTTGTCTCCTAATTTTGCCCCTGGCTTTACATTAAGAAAATGCACTAGCGGTCAAAATCAAAGGGCAAAACCAGGGGCTTGTAGCAGGACCCTTTACATCATGTGGCtcaatatatcaaaattataaaaagttattttaattattaaaaccagacaataatattattttttttcagttaTTTTTATAGAGGGTGTGATATGTTAGTTTTGATCATTTGAggcataaaatataaaataaaaaagaatatcagtttttgttaattttttgagatatttttattcttaaatttgatttaaattttaaaatataaatattacaaattaaattttattatttaaataatataaattatgcaCTCTACACATTATTCAGTTAAGAATAGaataactttttaaatatatgaaactaACTTTAGTTGAAATCGACCATATTCCAAGATGAAAGTTATGCTTCCGTCAACTACAAAAGAGGATATGGTGTACTATATATACCATCATATCGAATCAATGATTCTGGCAATCCATTGGGACGCACCATCTTATCCTTGAATCCCTCTGTATGCTTGCTCACCTCCACTTGCATTCTGCCATTTCaccaaaaccaacaacaaatattttattaattaaaaagaaaaaaaaaaaacaaaacaaacaaagataGCATCCCATTATCATTGTCAAAATCATAAATTCCATCACCATCCATCCACAATTGGACAGTCTTATAAACATAAATGTTTTGATTCCAtacgttatatatattttatagaaaaaaaaatatatatatatatatatatatatatatatatatatatatatatataaatcctatcAGACAAGGCACTGGTAACTCAAACAGGCATTATTCAATCACAATCAAGGAAGAATTGGATCCGGCGAGTGACATTGTTGTGTGGCCGCCCTGGGGACGACCCAGTTGGCCGAAAAGTTTGGTTCATTATTGGAGTGGCATTTCTGACATGTTTGCTGACAACATTTACAAGAGGCATTTCCCaatgtttctttttattattattaatttggtGTGGCCAGAAAAATCATGTGGTATGTTCAGAGAACATTATCACGACCACATCTATCAATCATGGGATTCTTGTTTCTGGATTATTCTTCTTTTGGCGCTTTCCCTTGATCAGGTTTCTTTCTCCTTCTGATCTAAATGTCTCAATAATTGAGATATCTCTCACTCCTTGTAAACCgggcaaaataaaattaaaagaaatgttaCTTAAACTCTATAGATTGGCATTAAACTTCTTTAAAACGAGTCGCGTGAAAATGGTCGTGAAATTTTGATAATTCTAGTTATTTTAGAGAGCATATCCAATTGAATTGAAAATTCGACAAaggaatggaaaaataaataaaaagaaatctcTGTTTTAAGGCTTTTTATGATGATTTTATCACTCAATTCTTGATGGGACTGCAATTTATTGTCCCATCCAACCCGATTTTCGCATTTACAAATTCATGCATTAGTAGGACCCTAGCCGCTTTATTTGTCTTACTCGGAAAGttttataaagagcaataaaaataataaaaagaagaaaaatgttaaataatattaataaaaatttataaaaaaaatttatttatctatatgtCAATTATTAATACATTgagaattattaaatttaaattttaaattttaaaataaaattaataaaataaatcttgtaaataaaaatttaattaaagttgtaaatatatgtattattactttttataaaaataatatttacaacctTAATCTTTGCGTATACcttatgaaataattaaataaatataagatttatataaaatagttaattatttaaagatgaattatgctcttttaaaaaatatatatatataagaaatttatatataagaaatatatgctctttttcatataaattttatatttattatatttttaaaaatagtaaacagtaaatatcatttttctggtaaaaaaaaaaaattgacgtAGTAGCAGTTGGAATGACTGGCTAGTGACTGACCCGATAAATTTAAGGACTTGTCCAGCGTCATCTTTGATAGGGGAAATGGTGAGTAAATTCCAAAAAGGGGTCCCATCCTTCTTGTAATTCAACAGCCTTCCACAATAACTCTTCCCACTCTCCAATGCTTCCCTTATCTTTGCCACGTCCTCTGGATCCGTATCCTTCCCCTGTAAAAATCGGCTGAAAATACAACCCATTTACCACGTTTAAATGTCGCAAACACCCTCCCTTTGGCCGTTATTACAGTTTGAATGACAgttacaaaacaaaaactaagacCTCAAAGATTAATGCTCAGCCGCAGTTCCGTACGTACCAGTTCCGACCGACAACCTCTTTGGATGTATAGCCGGTCATCTTGAAGAACCCTGCACTCGCGTACATAATTGGATAATCAGGTTTTGTCGCGTCCGAGACCACGAATGTTTGCTGGAATGTCGATAACGCGTCCTTTAAGTCCTCTGATACCCTCGGaatccctctctctttccctccatCTTCCGAGAGATCTCCCGAGCTTCGCACCGAATTATTCGAGTCTCTTCTGGAGTTTCCCGGCCTATTGTTCGAGTCATCTCCCCCGCCACCTGAATTCCTAACAGAGACCCCCTGTGGCTTGCCGGTCTCGGTGTCAGTTTTCAACACCAAACCCCACTCGGCCGCTCGTTGGGCTGCGGAGCCGACTTCTCCCGATGCTGATTGCATCTTCCCCGTCGGTTTCTCGCGATCGTCTTGATCGTTGAAGATGGCCGAGAGGGTTTTCTGGGCTATCGGTGATGTTTTCGCCGGTTGTGGTGGCACTGGTGGGGTGGTGTCCTTGAGGGCCATCCATGAGGTGGCGGTTACCTCGGCGAGACCCGAATTGGGGGAGAGCTTAGAGGAGGGGTCCGGTTCGGGACTCTCAGGTGGCTCTACCCAGCCCTTCCACGATGGCTGCGACCGGACGGCCGGGTTGGTTGGCCTGTTGGAGTAGGTTGAAGGATTGAATACCTCAAGAGAGCCGCGAGAGTCTCTGGGTAATGGTGGTATGAGAGACGATTGCTTCTCCAACTGCTCCATTTCTGCTTGAAAATGATCCACACAGAACAAATAACATTATCTTAACAATAATATCATTCATATTTAATTCAGAACATGCACGATGTATAAAAGTATAAAAACTATTTGGCAATATAAATCTGAACCTTTATCTGATGAGACAGTTTGAAATCTAGGTCCAGCGGGATTCTAGGCTACCCAGCTAGTATTCGTATGATGGATCTGTCTGGACCCCAAAAAGAATCCTAATAACCAAGACTTCTGCAGCCTCTGAAAACGTGTTTATGCTGTTGCTAGCTTGCAAGTGGTAGGGTATATACGGCTGTGAACTGGACTGGGGACTTGGGAGAGTGATGTTTTTGCCAGTGGCCAATGTGAAAACTAATGAGCAGTAATTTTAGAAGTGAATCCGGAATTTTGTTCATGCATGAGCAGTAATTGCAGAGTTTTTGTCTGTTCAAGCTACTTTCCTTGAGTAAGTTGTGTTGGTTATTATAAGGTTACTGATGAAAGAAACTCTATGCAGTATGCACCTCATATTTTTTTAGGGTAGTTTTGTCCAGTACGGGGATCGGGTCGGGGGACCCGCAAAATGGACAAACGTCAGAAAAGAGCAAATATTTCAAGTTGTAACAAGGATTTCATGTTTTATCCAAGCTAGCTAAGACAGTGTCTGGGAAGGTTTCCAATTAAAGCCATGCTTGTTCGCTGCCGGTTAGAGTCAGAGAAAACAGATCATCAGAAGCATCTGCAACTCATTGGAGCCATATTAATTATAAGAAGCATGCATAAAACACGCAACAGAGAAACAAAACTATTCATCCCAAAGAACAgaagaatgaaaaggaaaaagtgtACGATTATGTGTAATGAACCTTAGAAAAAATGGTATCTCCAACCCGGCCTGGTGACAATAACTTGTCACGAATAAAGCTAGCTAGGGAAATTGAATACTACGCAATCAGTTGCAGTTTATGAGTAAAAAGGACGTAGAAGCTGTACAAGTACCTCAAACAAAGATGAGTCTGCTGAATCAGACTTCGGTTTTTGATCTGTAAAAGTAATTAAATTCCAGAACAAGCTTGATTGGATGGGTTATATTCGCAGCCAGCCCCCTCGTTCAGGAACGAACGGCCTTTCACACAGAGATCAGAGACAGAGAAGTGCCGAGAAGATGAGCGGAGAAAGGACCTTTTTAATGATCAGGAAAAGGCTGGAAAAAGAAGTGGAGAATGATTGTCGAAAAGGTTTGGCTTCCCATCCCGGACACCTAAAATTCACGTGGATCCTGCACGGATTCCTATGcctcaattatatatacatgagaCATAAATACGATAACTCATGTATACGAGAGAAAATAATTACAGAAAGAAAGCATGCAGCAATCACTTACCTTCAATATTGATAATCGATCTGCTTTTTTCTTCTATTAATTACGGACTGGAAATGGGTTGGCAATATTAAGAAAAGCAACAAAAGTAGAATCAGCACGAAGCAGAGGGATGGGGGTGATCTTCTGAATTTGCACGTTCAGAGTTGCAGAAGCTACCGACCAGTTGTTGTGCTATGCAATGCTTTTGTGTTTCCGAGTCACAAAAGTGGCATCGAAGGCTACATTTGAGGACAAACCGGGCGGGCACACGGGAGGCCCatgaataattttataataaaaattattttataatatgataaaccatgatacattaatttatgatattatttttatataacttttttgtaattagagtattttttattaatatatttaattattatgctagattgagttttaaaatatataaatttaacacattttttgaaaaaataaaatttataattaaataagtaatttttttttaacatgtatctcatttttatcttcttttttttttaaaaaaaaatctacaaattttATACAAcagtgtaaatattttttttttcatttttatgtaaTAAACTGAAATTTACTTTGCATTGGGATCGGAAgggaaaggaaaataatatgCTATTCTGCTCATCTCCGAGCTAGCCTGCATGGTCACTTTGAAAGGCGCCGCAAATGGACACGTGGCATGTATCTGCTCATGATGCTGGATTACAAATAATCACCGCAATTCCATCGCACTaacattatttttctaaaaatatttggatacttatttatacataaaaatGCGAATTAAATATcgatttatatattaaagaatatgtttttttttttccaagatgCAATAATAATTACAGCTAAAGTAcaggtaaataaaaaataataatgataattaattatCCCATGGGTCATAAaagagtttttttattattaaaaaatatgacagTAGatgtgataaatatatatatatatatatatatatataaaataaggaaaaaaattacagtaattatttatgaaataattaatttagattGATAAAGTGACACGGATGGAAGTGGGGCTGGAGATGTGGTCCCAGAGCCACGTGAA includes:
- the LOC122293013 gene encoding phototropin-1; protein product: MEQLEKQSSLIPPLPRDSRGSLEVFNPSTYSNRPTNPAVRSQPSWKGWVEPPESPEPDPSSKLSPNSGLAEVTATSWMALKDTTPPVPPQPAKTSPIAQKTLSAIFNDQDDREKPTGKMQSASGEVGSAAQRAAEWGLVLKTDTETGKPQGVSVRNSGGGGDDSNNRPGNSRRDSNNSVRSSGDLSEDGGKERGIPRVSEDLKDALSTFQQTFVVSDATKPDYPIMYASAGFFKMTGYTSKEVVGRNCRFLQGKDTDPEDVAKIREALESGKSYCGRLLNYKKDGTPFWNLLTISPIKDDAGQVLKFIGMQVEVSKHTEGFKDKMVRPNGLPESLIRYDARQKEMASSSVSELVQAVKRPRALSESINRPLRKSGGGKEEERIESLTRRNSESVAPPRRNSHAGTRSSMQRISELPEKKPKKSGRRSFMGVIRKSKSNIKDSLDFETPMDGDETDDDDDERPENVDDKVRKKDMRKGIDLATTLERIEKNFVITDPRLPDNPIIFASDSFLELTEYSREEILGRNCRFLQGPETDPETVRKIREAIDNQTDVTVQLINYTKSGKKFWNLFHLQPMRDQKGEVQYFIGVQLDGSQHVEPLRNCIPEDTAKESEQLVKETAENVDDAVRELPDANLKPEDLWSNHSKVVHPKPHRKDSPSWRAIQKILDNGEQIGLKHFRPIKPLGCGDTGSVHLVELCGSGLCFAMKAMDKNVMLNRNKVHRACAEREILDMLDHPFLPALYASFQTKTHVCLITDYCPGGELFLLLDRQPAKVLKEDAVRFYAAEVVVALEYLHCQGIIYRDLKPENVLLQSNGHVSLTDFDLSCLTSCKPQLLIPSTNEKKKQQKGQQNPIFMAEPMRASNSFVGTEEYIAPEIITGAGHTSAVDWWALGILLYEMFYGYTPFRGKTRQKTFANILQKDLKFPGSIQVSLQAKQLMYRLLHRDPKNRLGTREGANEIKCHPFFRGVNWALVRCKKAPELDAPLFDTTEAEKEAKVVDPELEDLQTNVF